One Nyctibius grandis isolate bNycGra1 chromosome 17, bNycGra1.pri, whole genome shotgun sequence genomic window carries:
- the C1QB gene encoding complement C1q subcomponent subunit B, producing the protein MQTVWAMLICLAGGQLASATLCKTYGTIPGIPGSPGQPGSNGRDGKNGLKGEQGPPGQVEHEGDMGEKGDPGEPGHPGKIGPRGPPGSKGLPGPMGPPGPQGDSGDYKATLKSAFSAARTVSSYPRRDQPIRFDRIITNQKGHYENRYGRFICQVPGIYYFTYHVTSRGNLCLNVKKGRGGSRGEKVVTFCDYVHSSYQVTTGGVVLKMAANESVWLEPTEKNSLVGIEGSDSIFSGFLIFPEALQPFP; encoded by the exons ATGCAGACCGTGTGGGCGATGCTGATCTGCCTGGCTGGAGGGCAGCTTGCAAGTGCCACACTCTGCAAGACCTATGGCACCATCCCAGGCATCCCAGGGTCACCAGGACAGCCTGGCAGCAACGGCAGAGACGGGAAGAACGGCCTAAAGGGAGAGCAAG GTCCCCCTGGCCAGGTGGAGCATGAAGGCGACATGGGGGAAAAGGGAGACCCAGGAGAGCCAGGGCACCCAGGGAAGATCGGCCCCAGGGGCCCCCCGGGTTCAAAGGGATTACCAGGGCCCATGGGACCCCCCGGCCCTCAGGGGGACTCGGGTGACTACAAGGCCACCCTCAAGTCCGCCTTCTCTGCTGCCAGGACCGTCAGCTCCTACCCACGCCGGGACCAGCCTATCCGCTTTGACCGCATCATCACCAACCAGAAGGGCCACTACGAGAACAGGTACGGCCGCTTCATCTGCCAGGTCCCGGGCATCTACTACTTCACCTACCACGTCACCTCCAGGGGCAACCTGTGCCTCAACGTGAAAAAGGGCCGGGGTGGCAGCAGGGGCGAGAAGGTGGTGACCTTCTGCGACTATGTGCACAGCAGCTACCAGGTGACCACAGGTGGTGTGGTCCTCAAGATGGCAGCGAACGAATCCGTCTGGCTGGAGCCAACGGAGAAGAACTCCCTGGTGGGGATCGAAGGGTCTGACAGCATCTTCTCCGGCTTCCTCATCTTCCCCGAGGCTCTGCAGCCCTTCCCCTGA